In the Thermomicrobiales bacterium genome, GGGGCCTCGCGTTTGCACAACCTGCCCGGAATGTCAGACATGCAGTGATGTCTTCGTATCTCACGTGTCAATCATTCCTTCTCTGACGGTGTATCGCACATTGTTATGAGATTGTTGTATGTTGGCGGATGATCGTCATGGTCCTGTCGCGTCCGTTTTGTACCATCGAGTCGGCACGACATTTGTCGACCAACGGCCACGATCGGCGGACAAGCGATGGTGACGAGGCACGCCACCGGCGGACAGCATCGACTCGACTTCCTCAGCGATAGCGTCATCGTTCATCTCGATCCTGACGAGACTTCCTCGATCACACAATGCGATTGCTGGCGTCTGACTGATCCCGAGACCGTCGAGCCGCTCCCCGATCATGTCTGCCCGGCGACGATGCGCGCGACAGTCGCCCGCTGGGCCAATCGCATGGCCGAGCCGGCGCCACTCCTGACGCGGCTCGACTATCCGGCTGACGCCTGGCCGAATCGACCACAGCCCGTCGCTGATTTCCGGATCGACCAGGCAATCCACTGGCCCCTTCCAACACCGCGCGGCTATCTCGGGATGGTGATCGAGCAGTGGATCCAGGAACCGCCGAATGCGGCGCTCGCCGCCGAGCTGGCGCAGAACGACCGCTGGCTGGAGGCAATTGCCACCACCCGACTTGGCATCTTCGCCGCTGCGCTCGATCTCGGGATCGACGAGCTTCCAGATGACCTCGCCCGCCGGCCGGTCGTCGTGCCAGAGCCCACCCGCCGGATTCGGCGTCAGATCGCGGCAACCCTACGGTTCGCTGGCTTGCCGGACACACCGCGAACCGTCCAGCATATGCTCGCGGCCGCGGCAGGGAAACGACAACCGCTGCCGGCGCTCGGACTGCTCGTCGTGACATTCGTTCTGGTTCATCCACGTGCAGACGGCCTGACGCTGGCAGTTGGTTCCGAGCCGGATGTTGCGATCTTCGGGTCGATCGACGCCGCCAGCGGCCAACTGCTGGACGACGCCCGCGAAGCTCTTCGCCAGCATCGCGACTGGGTTGGCCGGCATCTGACCGATGATATCCGAATCGACATGCCCGATATTCCGACACATCGGAGGCCGTGCGGCCGCCACCACGACCCCGACAATCCACGCTATGACTACCTTGCCGAAGCCGTGCGCGATATCAGCAGCATCGTCGGACCCATTCACCACGATCCCGACCGCAGGCGCGAGATCGTCCGCGATCACCTGAACGATGTCTATTACCGCGTCCATCGACGCCGGAAGACGGCAGGGCTACCGCTGGAGCCACCTCAGGGGTGGCGGGTTCGCGCGCGGCGGAGGATCAACGATCTTCTCGACGGTTATCCCACCGCATTCAACTGACGACCGTCGATCAATGGGATGCTATCCTGCTGATCGACGCGATTGGTCGGCCACGCATCCGACAAAATCTTCTCGATATTCTGTCAAATGCTTGCCAGGTGTCTGACCGATTCATCTGTGCCACATATCTCGACGAAACAATCACGTGCGTTCCGATGCCGGTATGGTGCATGATTATCTGCGGAGTGAATCGGACTCGGTCGAGAATCACTCCACTTGTATTTGTGCGTTATCGGCAACGGAAGGATGGCTTCATGAAGTGGCGAAAGGTCACTGGAGAAGAACGAGATCAGCTATTGGCCAGTAAGAAGCCATCTGGCTTTGACTACCAGCCCTATCTTGAGGTGATCGACAGCGCCAGTGATGGCGAGGTCGTCGCTGTTGAGATCGACGCACGTTACGAGCGTGGCGAGAAGATCCGTTTCAGCAGGGCCGCGCGATTGCGTGGTAAGTCATTGAGCTGGCTTGCTCCGTCCGAGGAGGATGAGGTCGTCTTCCAGCTCGGCCCGGCCAAGGCGCCCCGCAGCCGCGCGCGACGGGCGACGCAGTAGGCCTAACGGCCGAACCAGGCATTCACTGCCACGAGATAGCCGCGGGCGAGCGCATCGTAGGTAGACTGATCGTTCAATAACGCGCGCTCGTCCGGGTTCGTCTCGAAGAGCGGCTCGGTCAACACCGCCGGCACACCCACCAGCCGGTTCCCCGCGAATACAAACGGCGCGTCATAGGCATTGCCAAGCGTCGCCAGATGGCCATACGCCTTCCCGATCGTGCCATCTTCAGCTGTCACTGCGTACGGCGGCTCATAGCCGACCGACGCCAGCGCGTCGACGAGCGCGTCTCGGACAACAACGGCGAATTGCGCATTCTGCTCTCCACCAGCATCGCAGTAGTAAATCGTCATCCCTGCCGCCGCCGGATCGGAGCTGCCGTTGTAGTGCAGTGAGATCAGCAGGTCTGCGTCAAGCGCGATCGCGGCGCTCGCATGGACATACCCCTGGACGTAGCCGAGCTCCATTGTGTCTGCATTCCACGGTCGCAGGTCCGCCCGGTCGAGCAGGACGGTCTCCGCGTCTGCCCGGGTCAGGCGGACATCGTAGCCAGCCGCCTCGAGCACGTCGCGAGTCGCCAGCGCTGTCCGCAACGTGTCCACATGCTCGACGCCCAGCGCGCCGCCGGTGGACGGATCGTGGCCGGCATCGAGGACGATCACCGGCCGGCCGCCGGTCGAGGTGGGCGACGGAGTGGCTGTCGGCTCAGGCGCGTGTGTGGGTTCCGAGGTGGCCGTCGGCGTCGGTGCGAGTGTGGGCGTTGGCGCGCTAGTCGCAGTCGCTATCGGGCTGCGCGGCGGCGCGCGAGTCGGCGAGGGCCGGATAGTGACCGCCGGTTGCGTTGCCCCGTGGGCCGTCGGGGTTGGCGTCGTGGTGACGGTGGCCGGCAACGCGGTGGGATCGGTCGATTCGCCCCCACCTCTGGCGCAACTGGCGAGCAGCACCATCGCGCCCAGCAGCACGATGAGCGCTCGCAACAGGCTCTTAGTGCCCGCCCGCCGCGTAGGGGTCGTGGCCACGTTCCTCACCCAGATGCCCCTCATCGGCCGGCTCGACGTGAACGGTGACAT is a window encoding:
- a CDS encoding N-acetylmuramoyl-L-alanine amidase; translated protein: MATTPTRRAGTKSLLRALIVLLGAMVLLASCARGGGESTDPTALPATVTTTPTPTAHGATQPAVTIRPSPTRAPPRSPIATATSAPTPTLAPTPTATSEPTHAPEPTATPSPTSTGGRPVIVLDAGHDPSTGGALGVEHVDTLRTALATRDVLEAAGYDVRLTRADAETVLLDRADLRPWNADTMELGYVQGYVHASAAIALDADLLISLHYNGSSDPAAAGMTIYYCDAGGEQNAQFAVVVRDALVDALASVGYEPPYAVTAEDGTIGKAYGHLATLGNAYDAPFVFAGNRLVGVPAVLTEPLFETNPDERALLNDQSTYDALARGYLVAVNAWFGR